The stretch of DNA TGAGTTGTGCCTATCATACTGCAATTATCACTGGTGTACTAGGGCTAcaccttttcattttctaataaaatcttCAATTGCATATAAAACAATACTGCAATTATCACTGTTGACTGTCTCCCATATCAACGTGCCTATCATACTGCAATTAATTTGTCTGGCATTGGCTAAATGATTATTACCATATCAACTCCCAGTTCATGTACTTTCATGTGCTTCTTTAGTCATATAACtttttagttgagttgagtgtCTCAAGTCTTTGTAGTTTACACTGTAATTATACAAATTGTGCTGGACTTTGAATTTTGGATGCATACTTACGTCCTCTGCTACACTTCCCTTCTTGCCTGCATTCGAAAACTGGAAGTTTAATAACAAAGAGTAGGGATGGAAATTTTTCGGTCCGGATcagaccaaaaatatttttggtcgGTTTCAGTCCTTTGTCTATGAGGAATTCGGTTTTCAGTCCGGTCCCGGAGTGTGGATTTTTTGGATAGGACCGGACCGAAACCAACGAATTAGAtcgttataaatttttaatctatttttaattataatatattattttatatagtagttatataagttaattatgtaatttttatctaatatattatcattgaccatataaaatgttaaaataatatatgctatcaattaactaatatatcatattataaatcatatgatacttataaaaaaaaaaaaatcatatgataatatatgttattatatgtacatacatactctactatttacgcttaattaaagtaattaggtcAATTTTTTAAGATACCTAAGTTACAagtaagtatgaataatctatggacaattaaattatttaatatttattaatcatatataaaatgttatattgttaatatagGTCATTATAAATACTAAAGTACTAAATTAGTAACTATTAATAtcatagatataattataattaattatcttttcaatgagttagttacataattcacattaaagagttcacttaattttaattttactaatttaattaattttttgtattaatttattttcctaaaaaagaaaagagaaaaaaatgttcCTAACTCATATGGACCGAATCAGAACGATTGGACCAACCGGACTGATAGCTAatggtttggtccggtccggtccctaaGGGTAATtgatccggtccggtctggaaaaATCATGGACCGAAATATTCGGTCCGTGACCACCCCTTTCCCCCGAACTGGACctgaccgattacacccctttATGTCAAAGAGAGAAAAACTAGCTATAGATTTCTTTggattatattttcaattttcacttttcacttttgtttttgtttgtttgtttgtttgttttgctttttgcaTTTTGCTTGTAGCTTCCCATTTACGAAGATAACTGTAGTCCCTCCTATCTTTATTGGTTATAGGAAGCCTCTTCATCCCAGGTTGCGTCAGCAGCTACACTTTCTGTAGCATTTATGGAAGCTCTTGGCACTTTGTTTCAGAGTTTCAGCCATGACTACAGGTGAGTTTATTCTGGAATAATATGTTGTCGAAGAAGATACGGCCACAGTTGgcctccttttttcttttggtagaATTAGTCTTATAAACTACCAAAAAGAAGTATAACTTAATAACTGCACACTTGCAAACTTAGAAACCAGCATCACCACTAGACTTGAATTAGATTACGGTTCCTATCTTTGAAAAAACTGATGTACAATTCTTACACCCTAATCCTACAGATTACAGTTCCTCTCTTTGGCtaatttaaatttctcaattacaGCTCAGAGGATGCTTCTGGCTTCTTGGTTTCTCTACTTTTTGGGCTTGGGCCATTGCTCGGTGGAATTGTTCTTGTTTCATTTGCTCTTGCTTTCCATCTTCAGCATGCTCTTTTAATGGGTTCAGCTTCTGGCATTGCCTTTGTCCTTGGTGCCTGGCGACCACTGCAGCTTCTCTTGTCGTCAAAAATGGGGTTTATGCCTCTTATATTGCTGCTTGCTACAGGAGCTGCATTCGTGCATGTTGCAAGCTCTAGTGTTTTGAAGCTAGCAGATCGTAGAAGAGCGTCTGCTAATAAGTTGCCTACAGTAAGTGGTTTTTCAGTGAGTATTCACACCCTTcagtcattcatgtcatgtggagCGGTTGCCTTTCATGCCTTGGCTGAGGGTCTTGCACTAGGAGTGGCTGCATCAAAAGCTCCTGGACTTGGTCGGCACATGGTCCTTCCCATCTCCCTACACGGGTTCCCTCGGGGTGCAGCTGTGGCCAGCTGTATATTTGGGGCAACTGACAGCTGGCATGGGTCCCTTGCTGCTGCTGCCCTAATCGGAGCTACAGCTCCAATATCTGCAATTGGAGCGATACTAGCGGGAATTGACTACACGGGTCTGGACCATGTGATGGTGTTTGCTTGTGGGGGGTTAATCCCGAGCTTTGGAACAATAATAAAGAGAGCAGTTAGGTTGGATTCACGGAAAAGCAGTTGTGGGCTTGTGATAGGTGTGGTGTTTGCTACACTGTGTTTAACGTTCACCAAGTTGGTTTGCTTGCACACACCTTACTGCAATTCTGCTCCAGAAGCTGTCAGATGAATTGATAATGCTGCAGCTCATGCGTGATGTATAATTATTAGGTCCACCTGCTGCATTTGTTGGCGTGGTTAGCATAGTCACCTTCCAACATGAATGTGGTTGGCACAGTCATCTTCCAACATGTGAGCTTGCGCCCTGCTAGGCAAAGCGTACCCGTAAAAATTCCATTAGAGATTCAATGCGAAaggtattttttctttctcggCAATGCCAAAGGTTTGTTATAAAGGACAAGGAACGCGAGGAGACCAGAGCTGTCTTACAGAATCGAACATTTTAACCTTAAGTTTTTGTCCTGttacagaaagaagaagaatatgatGGGGTTTCCCCCTcctttcttattcattaaaacAAGGATATGGGGTTTCCCCCTCTGTTGTTGCTTCCTGTCTTGAGTTGGAAATGTGTATACGATAAAATTAAGAAAGCCACCGTCTCTTCTTACCAAATGGCTGGCGATGCGTAAAATATGTCAAGCCGGTAGACTTGTTTTCTCTGGACTGGCGGTTTTAGATAGTTGTCGTGTCAAACAAGCATTCTCTGAGGTGGTGGTGCTGTCTCCTTTCAGGTCCTTTAAGATTGCGTCcggttttcaaatttaatttaattttaaattaagtctaaCGTCTAAATATTTagttcttaaattattaaattcattttaatttaaaatttttttacacgtgagacttataatcttttttaacctGAAACATTTATATACTTAACAATCTTTATAGTTTATACTTttcaacttattactattcacaactctcAACGTCCAAATGCAGCATAAAACTTAGGAACGCAATGCAAGGAAAGGTTACGTACCACAATTTCGAAGCAACTTCTACACGTAATTAGCAAGCCCGACACGAACGTTTTGTTCGCGCCTCTACGGCTCTACTGACAGCCATCTCCATACAAACAGCCAGAAAATAGGATCGAGATTCTTATTGCAGCTAAAATTATTATGGTGATCAAGATAGCCCTCACAGCGAAGCTTTAGTTATGAGCATATGAAAGAGgacatgaaaattataaaaacatgcctaaaaaaaaagatgaccACAATTGGAATACATCACTTGCATGTCGATGGATTGCTCTGGAAATTCTCAGACCCATCAATAAACTTTTCCTTCTCCGGAACAGACCCAACCTCTCCTCCAATTGGCTTTGCTTCCTCGACGCTCTGCGACCCCGTGAACCTGGCCAGTATCACAAATGTCATCCCTCCAAGAACATTGTTCAAGCATCTGAGAACCACCACCGAGGACTTGAATGCCAAAGGAGGCAGCCCCTTAGCCAGCAAGAACTCCACACCGTTCAAAGCTTGGTACCTGAAGTTGCTGTTAATACCCATGTGAATGGCCCAAGTAAGCGCATTCAAAAGCATCGGAGGCGGCTTGTTGGGGGTCACGAAATTGGGGtccatcttcttcctcataCTGATCAACCCATTTGATATGGCAGTCCCCACGAGCCCCGCAGCCAACCCAACAGCAGCAAAGACTGCACCTTTGTACACAAAAGTCCCAAACCGATTGAGAATGGTATAGGCACCCGATTCAAACATATGGCTCGTGGGACAATTGGCAAAGATGGAAGGGAGATTAAGGGACGAAGAAGACAGGGTGGGTGCCAAAAGATACATAAGAGTGAAGTTCAGTATGGATCCGACAACGAGTGTGGAGAAAACGAAGTCGAGCTCATTGAGTCCGAAGTTGGGTCGGGATGCCATGTCCCCGAGAACACTAGATGAGACTCCCACCAATTCCTCCATGAGAACCTTGAACGGGAATTGGGGATCGGCCGCAACCCTCGATCTCCATCCGTTTAGAAAAAGACCCAGAATTCCAATTCCAGGCCCACCGGAAGATAAAGAATCACCGAAATCGTTCCCATCTCCTTCGCTCCAGCCTCCATTACCTCCGCCACCAGCTCCGTACCCGATCCCATTGTTGCCAACGCTGCCTCCGGAAGATGGAAGTTCGGATTTCACAACAAAGTTGTTGGGTTCGGAGAGCTTTGCGCGGATCAGATTAAGAGAGTAGTATGGAGATGATGAAGAGAAGGGAAATGAACTAGAAGCCGTACCGAAGCGGTAATCGGAAACGTTGCAACGGTATTGGGAGTTCCTGGGAATAGAAGGAGCAGAGTAACCAAGGTGAAGCAGAGCGTGAGCCATGCCCACCAacatacatgtaaaaaaatcccagaaagagggaagaaaaaagCCTCAATTtaaggaaaagtctcaatgcaGTCGTTTTCGCGCCCTTCGCACGAAAATGAGTTGAAAGACTAATCAAATGCACGGGGATGGAATTTCCAAGCCAGGAGCCTGTGTACCGATACgagaagaaagaagacaaagaagaagGGGGCGGGTAGGTAGGTACTGGTAGattttgggtagtgagaataatTATGAAGTGTTAAGAATGTTTCAAACTAGTTGCGAGTAATCAGTAAAGATTGACGTGgatattattgaaaatattttaaattgttggaATGCATGAaatatattgaattattgatttttagatagataattaaaaaatatgagagttttattaataattgatttttttaataataattttatttatatataatagtgataaatattatagtgattttattttttatttatatataataaggataaatattatattaattttattttttatttatatataatataaataaatattatagtgaaattattttttatttatatataatagtgataaatattatagtgattttattttttatttatataaaattgtgataaatattatagtgattttattttttatttatatttaatagtgataaatattatagtgattttattttttatttatatataacagtgataaatattataataaaattattctttatttatatataatagtgataaatattctagtaattttattttatttttatatttaatagggataaatattatagtgattttattttttttatttatatataatataaagaaatattatagtgaaattatcttttatttatatataatagtgataaatattatagaatgtttgtgaatagttatgagtagagattgaagtgggtttgtgggtctcattgagagtattttaagttgtttggcatgtgaagtattttcataaagacgagaatacttggaaagtgttgagaagaCTTTGCTACCTAAACGTAGCCAGGTTTGGATACTAAATATAGCTCGATTTAacctaattttaaactgagtctaatatttaaatactcaattcttaaattattaaacttatctcaaatcAAAACCTTCTTTGACATGGGattcataatctttttcaacataaaatatttttgagtaCTGCTACATCTTTCTCAAGATGTAGCTCGAGAACGCACCAAAAaggcaaaaataatttttttattttatttttttttatttttcatatatttttttaatcatcataaatatttaaaaaacatttagaacatcaataaaaaatacttccttaatcattaagtaaaaaaaaaaaaatctcattcaggACACAAATTTGGGACCCAACTTCGGGTCTCAAAGTATTTCCGAACATCTTTATatatgagacccacaaccattttcaatttctcataaaaagtattaaactcatctcaacatccaaacacactttaaactcagtttagatgagtCTCACATGATTCTCTTTACTacttaacttattattattcataaagaactcaactcagctgagctcgattcaacatctaaatgcagcCTAAGtttgtgtttagataatgaggtATTTTCAAGTATTATGTGAatgataatgaaaaagtaataataaaatattaaataataatgaatagtagtgaaaagcaggtgaaaaataataataaaataatgaatagttgTGACGTATCCAAACTAAGGAATCGTAGAAAATTGGACTTGGCGTTTAAAGTTATTCGAGAAATTTATCTATCTTACGACCCGTTTGGAttagagataaattgagatagttttagatgagttgaataaaatattgttagaatatttctttttaatattattattattttgagatttgaaaaagttgaattgtttattatattttgagtgagaatttgaaaaaattataatgataagttgagatgagtttctAATCCAAACCAACTAAATGTTTATCACCCTGTCATTTAAGGATATGTCTTTGTTggctaaataaataaataaatatggatagTGGTGACTTCATGAAATGCCATGCCCATTATTAGAGTACTGGCATTGAATTCACCAAATGAGTTCAgtctctaaaatttgatgattttagttttaaaatcctgacattggattcaccatatgctTAAATGTCAAGTTTTTAGCCACAATAGATTTCCcttcttcttcaaacttgaaGACTTCTTATTCATGGttaaatgtattattttattagaaaaattatatcatttcgCCCGAGATGTCGgtacttttttcctttcttttcctcagcTTTCTTCCTTATCCCCCAAAAATCCCCACATCCCTTTTACtacctttcttcctctcccccCGAAAATCCCAAAATCCCTCACTTCCTCTGCCTTTCTTCATCTCCCCTCAAAATCCCCAATCTtttttcactttctctctctttcttcccgATTCCCAAAAACCCCCAATCCCTTTCTTCCTCTCAGTTTGAGATAAAACCTCCACTGAAGTTCAAGTTCTTACGAGTACGAAGTCTCTTCGATTCTCTGCTCTTCTACGAGTACAGACCTCCATCACCTCCACTCTAAACGTGATTTATCTCCATGAGTTAACTCCCTTTCCGTCTTTATATATTAATCCTATATGCATGTATGAGAAATCTTGATAAGCGATTTATATGCATGTatgataaattttgataagagaTTTGTATgcttatgtatgtatttttgcCCGTGAAGAAATTTTGCACTCCCTGTATGTATTTCAATTCTTCTGTTGTTTGAAACAAAATGTTGATTTTTCAATCCTTTTGTTTAATCATTCTGTTGTTTCTTCACGGgcattttcaattaatctcattttcTTAGAGTTTTGTATTTAGTCGATAGTATTACATTCAGCTTTGTTTCTTCACAGgcattttctattaatttcattatgggttttaattttggcatttttcttcacgagccttttttttttttaaatggatgaTTGTATTTTGGAAATGTTAACTTTTTGTGGGTTGAATTGTGACTTGATGTTGGGTATGTTTAGATGCTTGTTATTTTGTGTGATGACAACAACTTGAGTTAGATTCATTTGAATGTGTGGTATATTTAGATGCTTGCTATTTTTGTGCGATGACAGCCTTTTGTGTGATGATAGCAGCTTGTTGTTGAGTTAGATTAATCTAAATTGCAATGCCTTTTGTTGTGGATGACTATCTAGAATAAGCCATCCTTTTGTTTCAAGTTAAAATTTCAACTGCAAACTTCCCTTTGTCTTTAATGTCATGTACTGAGCTTCCTCACAGAATGATCATTACTGTAACTTTTACTAGTAGGATacataccaatatatatatatatatatgactgaaAAGGAAGGAGGTAGAAACTTCCTTCCATTTTagtcatatatatttttggggAAACTTCATGTTACgagggaaaaaatatttttggggaTTATTCTCTTTACACTACACTACACTACACAGCCATCCAAATGTCAATATGATGGGCTGATTCTTCTCTTTATTGTTGAAAAGAATATCTCATGGAAAGAATAGGAATTGCAATCAAAGGGATGTATATTCCACCCCTAATTGTTTAGCCAACTACTACCATTGTTTGATTGTTTTAGCTAAATTCCATTGTGTTATTGACCGTCTCTGtttttgttgatatttttttttcatattctagATATTTATTGTCTAAATTTATTCTAGATACTGCCCAAGTTGTTATAATCTTTGAAGAAAACTATTAGTACTTAACAATTTAATCTAAATGAACTTTGGAGAAGCAACATGCAATAGGGTCTGAATTGGAAGTGGGCTGGAAGTGGAACTTCACACTTGATCTGAATGTCACTTGATGTAAACTGAATTGTGACTGGAAGGGGAACGTTTTGTGGGCTAATTGTAGatgcttgttatttattttgtgtaatagtAATCAGTTGAGTTAGATTAATCTGAATGTTGTGGTAGCAAGTTCTGACTGTAGATTAATCTGATTGTATAtgctttttaaatattttgtgtgaTGGCAGCAAGTTCAAAGAATTACATTAATATGAATGTTCTGAAAGATTAatccttctttttattttgtgtgatgaTAGTAGATTCCAAATTGAGTTAGATGAATCTGAGTTGATTCTTGAGCTTGATTTTAAAAGATCTTGTTGGTGTCTTCTACTATAGATGTCTATCTAACCCAATTGGGTTGTAGATGCTCAATATTTCAATATGAGGATTGATTAGCAGATGTTGTGTGGTTTAATTCCAAATTATGatttaattaatgttttttttaaactgaAAATTTCAATGCCGTGCAGTTTAATAGAACTTCAATATTAGATAAAACTCCACAATTAACcttaaataataaaagcaataatttgttgacaaaatgtgtttgttagataattaggttgaggaaaaaaaattaatttgaaaacaatatcaaattaaattattacttaacaTATGATTGGTGTAATTGCAagacatgaaagaaaaaattaaaaatattattattaaaaaaataatattatattattattttgatgaattcaatgacTAATTTTATGTGGAATTATGGATAgaaagattttatatttataaaaaatatatattttttatcaaattttaaaaatgaatttgataaaTCTAATGCTAGAATACAACCCACTCCCATGAAGTAATCAGGCCACTCCCATGAGCTTGGTTGGTCGGTCACCaagtcttttttaaaaaaaaaaaaaaaaaaaaaagaaaattatatctcGTACGGTTCGAGAAGACATTCATTTAACCAAACGTAGAACAAATTCTACTTTTCTTTCTAGAATGCTTGCTTTGTAAGTATATGTAgttatttagtttttgtgtCACTATAGCTACATGATTTATTTGATCTTCTTACAGTAAATTCTAATAAGAATAAGCTgattcattaactatatattatttttaccatAAATTAATTCAACTGTCTAACAGTAACAGACTTATTCCCCTAAGAGGAGAGAGACCATTAATTTCAACATGCAGCCAACTGCAAACTCCATGAAAACTAAATGATTCCATAGGAAGCAGATTACATCATCTCCGCATTTATCCTACAAGGCGCTTTCGGATCTGCAGTCCCAATTATCATTATGTAAGTTTCACTTCCCCACCAAAATTCACACAACATTTCCTTGCACATTTTACTATctaaaatacatacatacatacctcAGGCAATTTCTGTCGGAAAACGACGTCCAACCTTGCATCAAGGGTGTTCTCACAGACTATCTTCCCATCTTGTGAAGCCAAGACAACCCCACCCGAGCTTTTCAGCAATTAACCAAAAAAAGGGTCAGCAGTTATATCCCTAAATGACTTGACTTTCAGGGCTTTATAGTCTCTAGCGATATCAAGAAGATTGTCATAATTAAAAAGCCATAGATGTTTTGCAGATAAAGTCTAAAATATTACCAAAAGGGTTCATGGGAATCCATTGCACTCGGtgttggtggtggtgggagGTACACTTGATTGTCGACGGTAACTTTTGGGGCTTTAACTTTCGCCTTGTCGGCATACTCTTGTTTTGCTTCCTCCAAAACAGACTCAACAAGTTTGCGGTCAACCTCTCTGCACCGCAACAATACTGCTGGCTCCTTCAGCCGTAGTAAGCTCTAGAAATCATACAAACAAAGACATTCCGATTATAATACAAAATGTCAAAGATGATCAATGATCATCGCCTAATTATTAATGCATAGGCTGGCTAGTAGTTGGCATATATgaacaaaacttcaaattttggACATATTTGGTTATCTGTTCATGATGCAAAAACAATGAACCAGTAAGTAGGTTTAATTGATACCAGCACAATGACATAATCAACTGCTTTTGCAAGAAATTCCAAATACATGTATGTTGATTACCTGAGCAATCAAAGCTTTGAGAAGGTTTTTGTATGTCTTCTTGTCCTCAGAAACACGTAGAAGTTCCTTGCTGGCAGATTCTTTCATAGAATTCACCACATCATCTTGTGCTTGAAGAACTTTTATACGAGATGCATTTAACTGCATTGAGTATTCACTgcacaacaatttttttttccccacgaATATCAAAGGGGAAGACATAGGAAAATATAAGGAACAAATTCATCCAAGACATAGGAAAGATAgatcagaaatatatatatatatatatatatatatagaacacaGTCAAGCAAGAGAAGATGAAAGTAAGAAAGACCAGCACTTGAGCATCAGGAAAATAAGTAGAAATAACAAATTGTCTACAATAAAATGTGGAATATATGGTGTAATAAGCTTTCAACCAGATTTTTGTCCAATGccaagaaataaatataaataagttaattaattagatgcTAAGACAAGATTACGTTTCAGGTAACTAATGAAAATGAAACAGAGGAGATGCATGAAAACTGACATTTTCTTACGAATCTCCACCTGCTTCGACTTCCGCTCATACTCCTGTcgaatctttttcttttcagccTCCATTAATTGTAATTTCTCAATGT from Juglans regia cultivar Chandler chromosome 4, Walnut 2.0, whole genome shotgun sequence encodes:
- the LOC108989994 gene encoding protein RETICULATA-RELATED 3, chloroplastic-like, translating into MLVGMAHALLHLGYSAPSIPRNSQYRCNVSDYRFGTASSSFPFSSSSPYYSLNLIRAKLSEPNNFVVKSELPSSGGSVGNNGIGYGAGGGGNGGWSEGDGNDFGDSLSSGGPGIGILGLFLNGWRSRVAADPQFPFKVLMEELVGVSSSVLGDMASRPNFGLNELDFVFSTLVVGSILNFTLMYLLAPTLSSSSLNLPSIFANCPTSHMFESGAYTILNRFGTFVYKGAVFAAVGLAAGLVGTAISNGLISMRKKMDPNFVTPNKPPPMLLNALTWAIHMGINSNFRYQALNGVEFLLAKGLPPLAFKSSVVVLRCLNNVLGGMTFVILARFTGSQSVEEAKPIGGEVGSVPEKEKFIDGSENFQSNPSTCK
- the LOC108989986 gene encoding V-type proton ATPase subunit E2, which translates into the protein MEDSDVSRQIQQMVRFIRQEAEEKANEISLSAEEEFNIEKLQLMEAEKKKIRQEYERKSKQVEIRKKIEYSMQLNASRIKVLQAQDDVVNSMKESASKELLRVSEDKKTYKNLLKALIAQSLLRLKEPAVLLRCREVDRKLVESVLEEAKQEYADKAKVKAPKVTVDNQVYLPPPPTPSAMDSHEPFCSGGVVLASQDGKIVCENTLDARLDVVFRQKLPEIRKRLVG
- the LOC108989993 gene encoding putative zinc transporter At3g08650 isoform X2, producing the protein MRAAPHKNAGSNVIDGTAIENSFNFVDTNNGLGERKSGSGKVSVSTVALFTLAMAAASGLGAVPFFFVELDPQWAGLCNGIAAGVMLAASFDLIEEGQQGHDAGNWVVIGILAGGIFVLLCKKFLEQYGEVSMLDIKGADAAKVILVIGIMTLHSFGEGSGVGVSFAGSKGFSQGLLVTLAIAVHNIPEGLAVSMVLASRGVSPQNAMLWSVITSLPQPIVAVPSFICADAFNKFLPFCTGFAAGCMIWIVVAEVLPDALKEASSSQVASAATLSVAFMEALGTLFQSFSHDYSSEDASGFLVSLLFGLGPLLGGIVLVSFALAFHLQHALLMGSASGIAFVLGAWRPLQLLLSSKMGFMPLILLLATGAAFVHVASSSVLKLADRRRASANKLPTVSGFSVSIHTLQSFMSCGAVAFHALAEGLALGVAASKAPGLGRHMVLPISLHGFPRGAAVASCIFGATDSWHGSLAAAALIGATAPISAIGAILAGIDYTGLDHVMVFACGGLIPSFGTIIKRAVRLDSRKSSCGLVIGVVFATLCLTFTKLVCLHTPYCNSAPEAVR
- the LOC108989993 gene encoding putative zinc transporter At3g08650 isoform X1; translated protein: MQLRFKHILLFFLFSSILCFGNATEEVENEVSRKMRAAPHKNAGSNVIDGTAIENSFNFVDTNNGLGERKSGSGKVSVSTVALFTLAMAAASGLGAVPFFFVELDPQWAGLCNGIAAGVMLAASFDLIEEGQQGHDAGNWVVIGILAGGIFVLLCKKFLEQYGEVSMLDIKGADAAKVILVIGIMTLHSFGEGSGVGVSFAGSKGFSQGLLVTLAIAVHNIPEGLAVSMVLASRGVSPQNAMLWSVITSLPQPIVAVPSFICADAFNKFLPFCTGFAAGCMIWIVVAEVLPDALKEASSSQVASAATLSVAFMEALGTLFQSFSHDYSSEDASGFLVSLLFGLGPLLGGIVLVSFALAFHLQHALLMGSASGIAFVLGAWRPLQLLLSSKMGFMPLILLLATGAAFVHVASSSVLKLADRRRASANKLPTVSGFSVSIHTLQSFMSCGAVAFHALAEGLALGVAASKAPGLGRHMVLPISLHGFPRGAAVASCIFGATDSWHGSLAAAALIGATAPISAIGAILAGIDYTGLDHVMVFACGGLIPSFGTIIKRAVRLDSRKSSCGLVIGVVFATLCLTFTKLVCLHTPYCNSAPEAVR